The Bacteroidia bacterium DNA window GATACGTGCAAAACTGCTTTTCGTTTCGTCTTATTGAAAGTTTTGCGTGGAATTTAGCTCTAATGGTTGTTTATTTAGCATAAGCAATAGAGCGATGCTCTCGAATGACTGTAACTTTAACTTGGCCGGGATACTGCATATCATTTTGTATTTGTGTAGAAATTTCAAAGGCGAGGTTATCTGCTTGTTTATCAGATACTTTTTCGCTTTCTACGATAACGCGGAGTTCTCGGCCTGCTTGAACGGCAAAGGTTTTGGAAACCCCAGGATATTTGTTCGCTAAAGTTTCAAGGTCTTTGAGGCGTTTGATGTAGCTTTCGGCGATTTCGCGTCTGGCACCGGGTCTGGCACCGGATATTGCATCGCAGGCTTGGACGATGGGGGAGATAATCGAGGTCATTTCGATTTCATCATGGTGCGCTCCGATAGCGTTACAAACTTCGGGATGTTCTTTATATTTGATGGCAAGTTCCATTCCTAACATGGCGTGAGATAGTTCAGGTTTGTCATCGGGTACTTTTCCAATATCATGCAGGAGGCCGGCTCTTTTTGCGTATTTTACGTTTAAACCGAGTTCAGCAGCCATTGTTGCGCATAGGTTAGCTACCTCTCGTGAGTGCTGTAATAAGTTTTGCCCGTAAGAGCTGCGGTATTTCATTCTGCCGACCATACGGATTATTTCTGAGTGCATTCCGGAGATTCCCAATTCAAGGGCAGTACGTTCGCCGGTTTCAAAGATTTCTTCTTCAATTTGTTTTGCTGTTTTTTGGACTACTTCTTCGATTCTGGCTGGGTGGATTCTACCATCTGCGACAAGGCGGTGTAAGGAAATGCGGGCGATTTCTCTGCGTACTGGGTCAAAGGCAGAGAGCATGATGGCATTTGGGGTGTCATCTACGATGATTTCTACGCCGGTTGCCGCTTCTAAGGTACGTATATTCCTGCCTTCTCTCCCAATAACACGTCCTTTAATCTCATCGCTTTCTAACTCAAAGACAGTTACACAATTCTCAATGGCTTGTTCGGCAGCTGTGCGCTGAATCGTTTGAAGAACAATTTTTTTAGCTTCTTTGTTAGCATTTAGTTTGGCTAACTCTACAATCTCTTTTACTTGAACTGAAGCTGCTATTTTGGCATCTTCCTTGATTAAGTCAATGAGTTGTTGGCGGGCTTCTTCTAACGAAACTCCGGCAATTTTTTCAAGCTGAAGTAACTGTTGCTGACGTACTTTTTCGATTTCTTTAGATTGATTTGTTAATTTTTCTTTTTCTCTTTCAAGGTGTTCGCTTCGGTCTTTAAGGCTGGCTTTTGCAGAGTCTAATTGCTGGTGTTCTTTTTTTATTTGTTCTTGCTTTTGGTTCAGGTTTTGTTCGGTTTGTTTTAACCGTTGTTCAAACGCATTTTGTTTGTTGTTTCGTTCGGCAGCATCTTGTTCTTGTTTCAGTTTGATTTCTTGTGATTTTTCTTGAAACTCGAGCATTTTTTCCTTTCGGATAGCTTCTGCTTTATTTTGGGCTTCGGAAAGGATAGCTTCTGTTTTTGCGCGAGCGGCTTCCTCCATGTTGGAGTATATTTGGGATAGTAGATAACGGCCTACAAGTAATCCGATTATCAGCGAGATAAGTGCTACTACGCCTACGATAATGATAGTTTCCATAAAAATTTGTCCTTAATACATTTGTTTAAAAATGCACTTTTAGACAGAGTGAGGTTGAAACTTTAGGCTATTTTCAGCCTACGATATACCTGCGGGCAGGGCACTATCTAACAATTTTTCGATGGTATTCCAATCTTGTAATGAGTTGGTTGTTAGTTCCTCATTTTCTTTTTGGAGCTGGTTTCGTTCTGTGGCAAACTCTAAAAAGCACATAAGTACTAAATATACTTCATCTCTCACAAAAAATTGTTTTTTATAGTGTTGTAGGGCTTGTTCTAACCAGATTGCAGACTCTCTTAGTGAAGTTTCTTCTTCAAGGGACTTCACTTTAACCGGAAACTTTCGATTTAGAATAGTTATTTCTATTTGAGCTGGGTATCCTGGGTTCATTCTTCCTGCAAGTGTTTCAGACAAAGGTCAATTTCGGCAATCAAATTATCTATCTGGTGCTGAATTTGGCTTTTCTCCTCACCTTGACCTATGTGCTGTGCAAATGTACGGTTTTTTGCCTCATTTTCCAATAAACTTAGTTGATTTTGGCAAAAATTAAGTTGCTCTTGTAATGACAATACCTTTTGTTCGAGAGACCTGTTGTGCTGTAATGCTTCTTGATATAAGAGAACAAGCGTATTCAGTTTTTCATGAATTCGATGCTTTATATCAGGTTGTTGGTTCATCGTAACAAGGTAATGGTTCCCTTAAATTCTTCTTTTTCTATGGTTATGTAATAGAAGTAAATTCCTTCGGGTAGATCTTGGTTGTTTAAATTTGTTCCGCGCCACTGTGTAGTAGGGTTTTGAGATTTGAACACGGTATTTCCCCATCTATCTACGATGGTTATTTTAATCGGTCGAAAATCTCTATAAGCTACTTTCCAAGTGTCATTGATTCCATCTCCGTTTGGAGTGAATACGTCTGGAATTTCTATCTGTTTTACGATAACGCGGTATTGGCCGTGTGTTACGGTGTCTTTGCATCCGTTATTATCTACTACAATCAGACGGACATTGTAAGTCCCTTCTGTGTCATAGTGATGGTTCGGGTTTTGATCTGTGGTGGTAACAGAATCTCCAAAGTCCCATAAAGATTCATAACTTGTAGCAGGTGGCTTGACAGAAGATTGGTTGGAAAAGAAATAATCGGCAAATTCTGAAAGTGAAGTGTTGGGATAAGTCGGGTTAGAAGCAAAATCCGCTACAATCGGATCATAAACAGTTACAGTTTGGGATGACGTATCGTTGCAGCCATGGCTACTTGTAAGAATCTCTGTAATAGTGTATTGACCCGGAGTGTTATAGATGTGCCCGCCAGAGGCTGTGGTAGTTTCCTGCGTTCCGTCCCCCCAGTTAATTCTAATTCCTAAGGGGGTGCTATCTTTAATATAACTTAAATCCAAATACCCAATTGGGCGAGATAAGCATACACCTGTATCTGTTACTTCAAACATAGATTCGGGTTTTGGAAAAACAGTAATAATTGTATCGGAGGTATCTCGGCAGCCTTGGGGTGAAATGGTTTCTAATCGTATGTGATGGTTTCCATAGGTGAATACCCTATTTACGATTTGGCTGGTGTCATCGGCTATAGAGTCAGCATCGAAAAACCAATTTCTGGTAGCAATAAACTGGGTACTATCTTTTAAAGTAACCTGTAACGGTTCGCAGCCGGATATAGGAGTTACAGAAAAAGTATTGTCCGGAACACGATAAACCTGCACTAAATAATTGGAATCTACTGCTGTACAACTTCCATCGTTTAAAACTAATTTAAGTTGGTAAGTGTCAATATAACGATTATTTTGGGGTAGATAGCGGAACTGATAAGTGTGATATAGAACATTAAAGTTAATAGTATCCAACGGAGATCCGTCCCCAAAGTCCAGAAAGAGTCTGGTATAGCGGTCGCTTCGGTTTATTATCATTGTATTAACAACTCCGCACCCTTGGCTATTCACAATCTCTAAGTCCACCACAGGACCATCTATAAAGATAAAGTCAGGAACAATCAGGGTATCATGGCAGCCATTCACACCAGTCATTATTACTTTTATATTAAAGTTGCCATTTCGTTTGTAAACGTGTTTTATAGAGTCTGTTGACGAAAACCAACTTCCGCTACCGTCCCCAAAGTCCCATTCATATTGAGCAAATGGATCTTTAGAATAGGCACGAAAAGTAATCGTTTTCCATACTTGGCTTGCACAGGCAGCTATGCGTAGATTCGCTGATATACTGTCTATTTTTACATCGTAAACAGTTACAGTTTGGGAGATTGTGTCATAACAAGTGTTACCTAAATTTGCCACTAACTGGACAACATAAACTCCAGTATCTCCAAATACTATTGTGGCAGAATCAGTAGTTCCATTAACAATAGAAACAGGGTTAGCGGAAGTTACCAACCATTGATAACCCGTAGGAGTATTT harbors:
- a CDS encoding cell division protein ZapA; amino-acid sequence: MSETLAGRMNPGYPAQIEITILNRKFPVKVKSLEEETSLRESAIWLEQALQHYKKQFFVRDEVYLVLMCFLEFATERNQLQKENEELTTNSLQDWNTIEKLLDSALPAGIS
- the rny gene encoding ribonuclease Y — translated: METIIIVGVVALISLIIGLLVGRYLLSQIYSNMEEAARAKTEAILSEAQNKAEAIRKEKMLEFQEKSQEIKLKQEQDAAERNNKQNAFEQRLKQTEQNLNQKQEQIKKEHQQLDSAKASLKDRSEHLEREKEKLTNQSKEIEKVRQQQLLQLEKIAGVSLEEARQQLIDLIKEDAKIAASVQVKEIVELAKLNANKEAKKIVLQTIQRTAAEQAIENCVTVFELESDEIKGRVIGREGRNIRTLEAATGVEIIVDDTPNAIMLSAFDPVRREIARISLHRLVADGRIHPARIEEVVQKTAKQIEEEIFETGERTALELGISGMHSEIIRMVGRMKYRSSYGQNLLQHSREVANLCATMAAELGLNVKYAKRAGLLHDIGKVPDDKPELSHAMLGMELAIKYKEHPEVCNAIGAHHDEIEMTSIISPIVQACDAISGARPGARREIAESYIKRLKDLETLANKYPGVSKTFAVQAGRELRVIVESEKVSDKQADNLAFEISTQIQNDMQYPGQVKVTVIREHRSIAYAK